TGTTGAGTCGGCAGAGCTTTGCTTCGAGCGTTTCTCTGCTGATGCCGTATACGTTATGTAGCTGATTGGTATTGCAGGCATCTTCAACGCGCAGGCGCAAGTAGTCTCCGCTGGAATTGTCCGGCTGAATTCGTAGGTTTTTGTGCGCAGCTATAATGAGCGCAAGTTCACTGTCAGAAAAGCTGTGCTTGATGGACGTGATTGCACGGAAAAAGGTATCCACAACCCAAGGCAGGATGAATTCTGCTCCGGCACTTTTTGTGCGGAAGTAGTCTTTCAGCCATTTTTCCTGTTCGTTCGTGATACGAGCGGCTACTTGCGGCATACAGAAGAACCTCCCATGTGTCTCTGGGGTAAATCTTCGGAGTGTACCGAGTCCGAAATGAAAATATCTATATATAAGTAAGATAGCTTAAAAAATATTGCAATTATCTATCGGGGATGACTACTTGATGTCTACTGTTCCTTGGAGCGTAATGTCTTCCGGCATTAGCAGAACATTGCCTGTCTGGTTGTCTATGTTGACGTCGCCTACGAGCGATATGGAAGGATTAAAGATAATATCGCCGGAGATACCAAGCTTAGTGCACGAGGCAAGAGATGGTACACCCTCTTTGAATTTTTCATAGATGTTGTCGAACTTGCTGTAGTATCGAGGATCGAGGTTTACCTGAAGGTTTTCCGCGATGTTTGCTTCATTTAATTTGAGCGTGCCGGAGGGATCGAGCAGGTAATAATCAGACATAACCTTGAGCAGATCGTCAGTGCGTTTAACTGGGATAAACCGGTCACGAGTCGTCACGATGGCCTGTGCGTTTACAAAATGAGAAATTGCTGCACCCATAGCACTTTCGATTTGATACACCGGAGTAGAGGATTCATCGTGCGGGTTTATTGTTTTTGGATTTAAAATAAGTGGAAGCTTTGGAAGTCCGGACTGATGCAGGGTGTTTTTCAACTCAATAAGGTTAATCCAAATATTGTTGGTGTTGAAAAGACGATGGCGTGTGATGTTCTGGAATTCTTCCAGATCGCACTTAGGACATTGACTGACTTCGCGTAAGATAAGGCGTCCGTTATTATGTTTTGCGAGATGTCCGCCTTTGCTGTCGTTTTCTGTGCGCTCAGTCACTTCCATAAGGAATGGAACTTGTTCTTCAGCCATGTAGCCCAACATGCGCATGTCTAACGTGGCGCCAAGGTTGTCTATGTTGGACACGAGTGCGTATTTGCGTCCCTGCCGAATAAGTGTTTCCAGCACACCGGAAAGATAGAGAGATGCGTAAATATCGCCGTGTCCCGGAGGGTTCCATTCGTATTCACGATTATCTGGATACTCAGCGGGCATCAATGTATCTTGACGTATTTTAGGAAACTTATGTTGAACAAAACAGAGCGGTAATTGGGATAACCCGCTCATGTGCCGTAATTCACTGAGCGTATCTTTATGCGTGTTGTAGCTGTTCATGAGTACCAGCGGAAGTGGACCGCCGTACTGTTCCTGCCATGCAATAGCCTGCTTAACTGTGATGTCCAGAAATGACATATGATCTTTGACAGGCAACAGGGATTTTGCAAACTGCATTCCCATGCTTGTGCCCAGCCCGCCATTCAATTTAATAGCAACGGCTTCGTGAGCAATAGTTTTTCCTGCTTCTTCGTATTTATCCAGCGCATCAATATGCTTGAGATGTGATTGCGTTATCGGTGAGATGTGCATCTCAGGAATATGCCCAGTCGCGAGTTCAGATACATCTGCTAAATAGCTTGTGAACAGGTCAATGACTTTAGCTGGTATTCCCTCTTCGCGCATTTTTTCGGCGTAAGCAGCGAGAGTGGATGCGGAATCATATTGTTGTTCCGGTGTATTTGAAAACTTTTCACTGCGAACAGTAGCTTTTGAAGGTGTGTTGCGAGAACCGGATGTAGTCATGTTGACTCCCTTTTCACAAAACTAGTTATATCTCACACGATACAATGGCATGAAATTACGGATGAATTTACCCACTACCACACTGAGGAGAAGCTGGAAGTATAATCTTTGTGAAAAAGGAGTTGTTTGAAGGCGGGGAATATAGAAAAAAGCCTGCGGTGAATGGCAACACCGCAGGCTTTTTATCTAAATGATATTATGCAGGCTGCCACCTTTGGCTGCCATTTTATCGACGGATTTCGTTATATCCGGATCTTCTTCCAGTGCCGGAGCGTGGAAGGATTTAAGTCTGGCGTCAATAACAACAGGTCCTGAACAACCCCAGTGTTTGCAGTGGGTGAATGATCCAGCGCCGTACATGTCTGTGGCAGGATCTGAACGGGTGAATGTTACCCAGAGGAAGTTGTCCCAGTTGGCAGCGGTAAAGTCTGCATCATCTGCAACAACGACAAGCGGGAGTGACTCGAGCTTGCCGATGCTTTTCAGATGTTCTGCAAGGCGGAACATTGCGTCGTCGTGCTCGTCACGTGCAGCGGTATGTTTAGGCCCTTTGACAACAATCACACCGGACATGAACATTTTCGTATCACTGAAACCTTCCGGCAGAGTGAAGTGAGATGGAATACTTGAACCAAGGGTGCGTTTTACCGGACCGCAAGCTGTCCAAATAATTTTGGAACCTTGGTTAAGGCTGATTCCTGTGTAATCGAGTGTGTCGATTGTCGTGCGTGTTATGAAATGGAAGTCACGCGCAAAATCGGTACGCTCAAGTATATGTGTGAAAAATTCTTTGTAGTTATGGGTGGTAAGCCCTGGGTTATCTTCTTTTGCTGCAAGGATTACGTATTTTGAAAGCGAAGTCTGTGTTGTGCCGAGCAGTGACAGACCACAGGTGATGAGTTCCTGCGGTTGACGTTCTTCTGCGTACGGGACATATCGTTCACTACCAATGGCAAGAAGGAGCGGATGTACACCGGCTTGATCAACTGCGTGTACCTCGTGCACACCGTTGAAAACTGTAGGCACAAGCTCTGCGGTGAGGTCATGAATAAATTCACCGAATACTGTATCTTCCTGTGGAGGGCGTCCAACAGTGGTGAACGGCCAGACAGCATCGTTGCGATGGTAGACATTGTCTACATGCATGAGCGGGAAGTCGTGCGCAAGGCTGTAGTAGCCCAAGTGATCGCCGAATGGTCCTTCAGGCTTCTGTTCGTTAGGGTGGATTGTGCCGCTGATGCAGAAATCTGCTTCAGCAAGGATAGGGAGCTGACCTTCGCGGTTGATCATAGGCATACGGAATCCACCGAGGGCACCGGCAAAGATCAGTTCTGCAATGCCTTCTGGGAGCGGCATAATAGCTGCCATTGTCATGGCAGGAGGGCCACCTACAAATACATTTACTTTGAGTGGCTCATTACGACGGATTGCTTCGGCATGGTGGTAGCCAATTCCGCGATGAATCTGGTAGTGCAAGCCAATTTCTTTATCTTTTTCAAACGGAGCACCTGTAAGCTGGACACGGTACATGCCAATGTTTGAATTCATGAAACCTGGTTTGTCCGGACTTTCTGTATATACCTGCGGCAGAGTGACGTAGCCGCCACCGTCCATAGGCCATGAATGCAACTGCGGGAGTTGGCTCACAGTGGTGGTGTTGTCCAGTACAGGTCCAGTTTTCACTTTTTTAGGTATTGTGGAGTACCCAGCGCGTGGAACACCAGCATACTTCCACGGGTGCTTGAAGAAATCGAACGGATCAACCTTCAGCTTGAAAATGCCTTCCAGTGCACCCAACGTGTCGCGGAAGATCCAACGGGTGCGTTCCATGGTGCCGAAGATGTTGCAGACCATGGGAAATTTGGTACCTTTTACGTTGGTGAACATGATTGCAGGTGCTTTTGCTCGAAAAGCTCGGCGCTGGATTTCAGCCACTTGCAAATGCGGGTCAACTTCGTCATGGATGCGGATGAGCTGCCCACTTTGTTCCAGATCAGCAATAAGCTGCTGTGTATTTCTGTATCGCAAAAGAACTTCCTTTTATATCAAGCTGGGTTGAAGAAAACACTACTAGTATACCAAAATTGTGTGCCGCGTGCAGTGTAAGAACTCTGCAGATTGCGGCGTCCCCTAAGGTTCTGATTCCCCACGAGTTGGGAAATTAGCCTGCGGTAGACTGGCGCTACGGAAAACATTTTCAAAAGTACTCGCTGAAGTACCGGCGCCCGCGCCTGTGTGCTGTACAGATTTATTATGGCTGTAACGGGAGGGCGTTGTCCATGTTCTGTATTCTTGGTTTGTCGTAATGATACTACGTATGAAGATTTTGCGGAATAATAGAGTAAAGCATGTCTACCCGCAAGAAACTTGAGTGCAGATGTATGGAATGATGGAAGACCCCAGCAGCCACGCCCATTCTTATATAAAAACCCCTCTCTATCACGTTGATAAAGAGGGGCTTGCGCTCAGTTCAGTAAGAGGTGCCAGTGGCAGTAACTCTTTCTACTGGTACCGGAAACAAATCCGGTTTTATTATCTATATTAGTCTACTTTGTTGTACGCAGAAGCTGCTGCACCACAAATTGGACATTTTTCAGAAGTTTCACCTTCGTGGGTGTGACCACAAACGGAACAGTTGTAGTAATCTACGTCTACTGGGTTCTCAATGTTCTCAAGAGCTTTAGTGTAGAGACCAGCATGAATTGCTTCAGCTTTGTTTGCAAAGCCGAAGTAACGTGCTGCTACTTTTTCGCCTTCTGCTTCAGCGTCTTTGATCATTGCAGGGTACATGTTTTCAAACTCGTGAGTTTCACCAGCGATTGCATCTTTGAGGTTAGCAACGGTGTCACCGAGTTTGCCAGCGTTACGAAAGTGTGCATGTGCGTGGATGGTTTCTGCATCAGCAGCAGCACGGAAGAGTTTTGCAACCTGAGGATGACCTTCTTTTTCTGCTTTTTTAGCGTAAGCAAGGTATTTACGGTTAGCCTGAGATTCGCCAGCAAAAGCAGCCATGAGATTTTCAAGAGTCTTGGACATTATTCACTCCACAAGTGTGTTTATTTGTTGTTTAGATATACCTTAACAGGAATGATTACTGTTTATATTTCTCAATCAAGTTTGTAAAGTAAAAAATAACTTTTTTATATAGTTCTATTTTTTTCCGAAAAAATTTATCTTCTGAGCATTACAAAACATTCAGCGTAGTATGTTTTGTAATAGTAGGGAAAAGGTTTGCTGGAAAACCCTAATTTGCCACAGGACAGAGGTTATCCTTAAAGCGTCTGGCACTAAAGGTTTCCCAGCAAACGGGTAGAATCGACGTACGTTGTCTGTTGGAAAGTCTTCCGCAGCAATGTATATGCGTCACCTAAAAAGAGCAGGAACCTGAATACAAGTGGAGTTGTACAGGTTCCTGCTTTTGTATTTCGTTATCAGCACATATTTATGTTGGCAGCGTATAAGTGCTAGTCTACTTTGTAAAACGCTGAAGGGGATGCGTTACAGATAGGGCACTTATCACCTTCAAACGGCCCTTCGTGTGTGTAGCCGCAAACAGAACAGTTGTAATAGTCGGTTTCTACCGGATTATCTACGGTATCCATCATTTTTTGATACAAGGTTGCATGCACCTCTTCTGCCTTGTTGGCATATTGGAAGAAGCGAAGTGCTGCTTTTTGCCCTTCAGCTTCAGCGTCCTTGATCATTTCGGGATACATATTTTTAAATTCATGAGTTTCGCCTGCGATGGCATCCTTGAGGTTTTCAAGAGTGGTACCTATCTGTCCTGCATTGCGAAGGTGTGCATGTGCGTGGATGGTTTCAGCATCTGCTGCCGCACGGAAAAGTTTTGCAACCTGTGGATGGCCTTCCTTTTCTGCTTTAGCAGCGTAGGCAAGGTATTTACGGTTTGCTTGTGATTCACCTGCAAATGCAGCCATCAAATTTTCAGCAGTTTTACTCATGGGTTACTCCGTCAGATTTGTTGTTAAGCAACTTGTTAATAGGAATCATTACTGTTTATAGAAAAGAAGTGTTCTTGTAAAGCGGAAAAAGAACTTTTTCTAATTTTCTCTAGCTGTTGAATGCAATACAAGGTGCATTCTTAAGAGTGTAACGTACCTCTGTTATGTCTTATTACCAGTATTTATTGATTTAAATTTTATTTGGTGAAGCTCCATAAAAAAAGCCCACAATACATTGTGGGCTTATGTTTTTTTATAAGAGGGCTGTTTAATCCTGCGAAGATGCGTCAGCAGGTTCTTCATTTAATGGAGATTGTGGTGATGATGGTAGTGTTGCTACTTCATCATTCGCTGGAGGAGGCATGCAATCTTCTTGTCCAGGAATTGGCGATGGCGGCGGCATATCTTCGGGGTCGACACCGTCGTATGGTGCAGCTTCTTGAAACGATTGAAACGGTTGACCCTGTTGCGCAGATTGAGCCGATTGGGACTGCTGACTCGGCGCAAATTGGCGCGGGGAATTGTCAAATTCCAATTTAACCTGACCAAGCTCTATCTTTAAATAGGCAGAGTATTCTTTGCCTGCTTTGGAGATGAGATTTAGTGGTTCTGCTGTGCGCCCTTTGGTGAGCAATTCATCAACGATTGTTTTGTCGATGGCTCTGCCAAACATATTTTTCCAAATAACGAAAAGGCAACCGCCGTCGTCACGTTTCCAGTTTGAGCAGGCGTATCGTTTGTCCAGATCAGTAACTTCGCCGCCACAGAGCGGACATTTTCCGTCCGGTTCCCGTTCTCCGACTTCCTTGGCCTTCATTGCCAGTAGAATCGGCGCAACGCTTCTATCTTTAATATTATGGATACTGCCCGCAACAAGATGACGGATGGAATGCATGAACTCTGGATAGGTGGCAGTGCCGCCTTCAATGTCCTTGAGTTTCTTTTCCCATTGACCGGTCATTTCAGGGGAAACGATATCGGGCAGCATGGCAGAGATAACTTCAATAGCTTCCTGACCGGAAGTTGTTGCCTGAAGTTTTTTGCCGTTTCTTGCAATGTACTTGCGTGAAAGCAGGGTTTCAATAACCTGTGCGCGAGTTGCCGGAGTGCCAAGCCCACGCTCTTTCATTGCAAGACGAAGCTCTTCATCTTCTACAAATTTACCGGCTGTTTCCATTGCACTCAGGAGAGATGCATCAGTAAAATGTGCGGGTGCTTTAGTTTGCCGTTTTACGGTATCAATCGTCTGTGTATCTACAGTGGTACCTTTACGGAGGGACGGCAGAGGGTTGTCCTGCGCGGTTCTCCAAGGTTCGACCACAAGCCAGCCTTTGTCTTTAAAGACTTTTCCTTTTGCAATGAACAAATGTTCACCCACGAGGACGCGGATGGTGGAGGACTGGTACACAGCTTCCTGACTGAATGCTGCAATAAATCGACGGCAGATCATTTCATAAATTTTTTGCTCATCACCGGAGAGTTGAAGAATATTTGCCTTGCGGGCTGTGGGAATGATGGCGTGGTGATCGGTAACTTTTTTATCGTTCACACACGGAAACTTTTTACCGTCTTTAATTCTATTCACCGCCGGAACTGTTTCCTCTTTATATAAAGGATAGATTGCGCGGAAATAGGTGAGGATTTCTGCAAACAGTTCTTTAGTTAAATGGCGTGAATCAGTACGTGGATAGGTAATAAGTTTTTTTTGCTCGTACAACGCCTGCGCAATGCCGAGCGTGTCCTTTGCAGAAAGCCCGAAACGGGTGTTTGCTTCACGCTGAAGTGTTGTGAGGTCAAACGGGAGCGGTGGTTTTGTGGTGCCTTTACGGCTTACAACGCCTTCGACTTTACCTGCTTTGTCTTTACATTCCGTGACTACTTTTTGAGCGCGGGATTCAAAGTTTATGCGTGTTTCCTTTTCATCTTCAGGCAGATGATGGGTCGCGGAAAAACACTCAGCGGGGGCTTCCTGTTGTGCGCCGGATTCTGGATCAATTTCTTTGGGCGCACTCGACTTATCAGGACGGCAGAAGGTAGCTTCAACAGTCCAGTAGTCTTTGGGCTCAAAATGGTCGATTTCATTACTGCGTTCAGTAAGCAGCCTGAGTACAGGAGTCTGCACACGTCCTACAGAAATGAGACGGTTAGCTTTTACCGTGAATAAGCGGGAAAAGTTCATGCCTATCAGCCAGTCAGCTTCAGCTCTGGCAAATGAGGCAAGCCCGAGATTTCGTTTTTTCGAGTCAGGCATGAGCTTGTTTAAGCTCTTTTTCAACCCTTCTTCGGTCATGTCGTTCGCCCACAGACGCTTCACAGGCTTGTCGCAGCCTGCCATGAGGTAAATGCGGCGGAAGATAAGTTCACCTTCGCGCCCAGCATCCGTTGCGTTGACAATGTTAGACACATTCTGATCGTTCAGTAAACGATTGAGAACTGCATATTGACGTTGACCTTCTTTAAGGACGGCAAGTTTAAATTTTGGGGGAATTATCGGCAGTTGGCTTATGGTCCATCGACCCTGCCATGCTTCATGCTGTTCTTCGGGTTCAGCAATGCCTACAAGGTGTCCCACTGCCCAACTGACAATGTGTGTGGCACCTTCTAAATAGCCTTCCTTGCGGTTGGTGGCGTTTACATGCGGGGCAATTTCGCGGGCAACCGAGGGTTTTTCTGCAATAATAAGTGTCTTTGGCATTATCTGACACAGGTAGGACGAACAGGGCTCGGCGTCAATGAGCTATTTGATACCCCGCAACTTTTGAAACATATCAGAAAGTTTTAGCGGTAGAGATGTCTTTGTCCAGCGTTTTTCAACCTCTTGGCGGAACTGGAGGCCTAAGTGCTTTTCAATCCGGTAAAGAACGCCGGAACGACCCCGAGATACAAAGACAGAATCGCAATACCCTTCAAGGTCAATGACGTAAATTTCTTTGTCTTTGTAGAGAAAGTTTCTGTAATGAAAGTCGAAAAAGATAATTCCTGAATTGAGGATTGACGCTATCAGTTCAACGAGTCTTGATTCAACGGTTTGGTCATTGGTGTTGTCCAGATATTCTTCAAGCGTTGGTGCGTCAATTTCTTGTGTTACGATTTTGTATTTTTCAGCAGCAGTTATCGAAGGTGTGTTTAACCCAACATTCTGTAATCTTTTAGCAATATGAGCAAAGTTGAGTCCTGGATACTTTCGTAGATGCAGCCAGTATTTAAGCTTTAACTCAAATTTAGGAGTAAAAATCTTGATATACTGTTTTTTTTCTTCATCGTAATAAACTGAACGGTTTTTTTCTTTTTTGAGACAGGTCATTGCAAATCCTTTCTCTACTGATAACGAGCGGCATAGGCTCAGTATTCAGTGCCCCTGACGGGAAAGATTTCCCTATGGGCAGGGCGTTTAATACGCCTAGATACAATGAGTGCAATGAAAAATCTCTTAGTTTATATTAAAAGAGGTTAATAAATGGTTAAGTTTAAGACATAAAGCGTAAGGCATCTAAAAATCGGGATCGCAGCTTGTCGCTCATGAGGCCTTTTTTAACAGGAGGTAGTTTGAGAAAACCACCAAGAACGGCGCGCATGAAGTTCTCTGCCTTACTATTAGGGTTGTCGAACAGTAGGTTTTGCAGAGTGTCTCGTTCCAGTGACTGAAGAATCGCGCGCTCGAAGGTGTCTTCGGGATGAATGACACGCTTTGTGGACTTTTCCAGTACTAAGGCTTTGGGCTTGCATTTTAATGCGCAGACGCCACAACCAAGACAGCGATCTTCGTCGATGATTGCTAGCTTTTTAGGGCGATTCTCGCCGATGACAGCTCCGGTGCGTTTCTGCATGGTAATGGCATCAACCGGACATGCCTTAGCGCAGAGGCCGCAGCCTATACAGTCTTCGTCGCTGCATGTGACAACAAACGAAGATGACACCAGAATATTGGTGTATCCGGTCTTTTTGATTCCGTTCATAAGGTTACAACAGCAACCGCAGCAGTGACAGATGAAGCCTACATCTTGCTTCACATTATCTGCTGTGAGAGTGAATCCCATGTCTTTGGAACGGTCGAGGATATCGTACATTTCGTCTTTGCTGGAGCGGCGTGCGAGATTGTTTCGGATCAGAAATTCTGCTCCTTCGCCGATAGTCGTACAAGTATCCAATGGAACAGTGCATTTCTGTTCGCCTAGATGATGTTTTTCATGTCGACACGAGCATAACCCAACAGCAAAAGACGACTGAGCATCAATGAGTGCGGCCGCGCGTTCATAATCCAAAACTTCAACATGCGAATCTGCAATGATGGTCTCTTCGTGCGGCAAAGCGCGCATGACCGAAATTTTCTGCCCGTCAGCAAAGTTTGCATCCAAAAATTCTTTTTTCCCGAACATGTACCCTTGAAAGAGTTCTGCCCATTTTTTTTGCGGCAAATTCGGACCGGTACGCATCATCGTAAATTCAAAGAATCCGACAACAAAAGGGCTGACCATGTATTCGTACTGATTGCCGTTCCATATGTCGCAGACAAGTCCCTTTTTACACAAGCCGTCGAGCATGAAGCGGAGTTTGGTTTCATTGAGACCAGTCGTGCCTGCAATGCGTTCCAGTGTTGCCGGTCTGTATGGCATTGCTACAATGAGTTCTGCTTCAGCAGGAGTGTAGAGATACGTAACCATCTCTTTCATGGCATCATTCCAAGGCATACGTACTAGAGAGCCGTCGAGTTTTTCTCCGAGTTCTTTGTAGATATCTTTTGCAATGATGTGTCCCATGATGTCGTCCTTCTAAGCTGAAAATGTGTCTGTGCTAAGGGCTGCTTGTAAAGCCAGTCAGTCTTTTTAGGCAGTGACCTGAATTGACAAGGAACGAGTATAAGATCTGTGTTCTGTTCGCGTCAGTTGTAGCGGTGTCTGTATCTTGCTCAATAGCATATTGTCCGGGAAGAGGTGTTTTCCCCTCTGGAGCTCGCGAAAAACCTCTGGATTGGAGCAGATTCTCCTGCTCCACCACTGTCATTTTATCAGAAGATGGTTTGTTCATTGTCATCAATTACGCGTCTTCTCGCATCGCCTCAAGACCTTCGCCTACCATTGTCGGAATAAATTCCTGAATTTCGTAAGTTGCAAGTTTTTCTTTGTGGAACGGGTCAAGCTCGAGCACTGCGTCAAGTGCTTCGCGGGATTCGCAGCGAGCCAGAATTATGCCGCCTGTACGGGGAACTTTTCTGCCTGATGCAACAAAGTTTCCCAATGCATACTGTTCCTTCAGATAGGCAACGTGTGCTGCTAAGTGTGCATCAACTTGAACCATTTCACATGTGTACGTGAGAGATACGATGAACATATAGATATCCTTTTTCAGTATGTTACGCTTTTTTATATGAGTACTTATTAGTGGAAAATTCTTTGCGCATTTTAGGAAGTTGGTTTTTGAAGTCAAGAAACGTTTTTAAGAATAACTACGAAAGCAGTATGTTATGTGTGGTTGAAATACATATTGTAATATCGACAAGTGGTTGCATTTTTATTGTTGTAATACGCTAAAAATAGTTATTTTTTAAAGTTGCTTTAAAAATAGTATGTAATTGCAATGTACTAGTCTTTTTTTCATTATTATATACTGAAATCTAAATTATTTTTCTATGCCTATACTATCTAGTGCATATCTTTTTATGTCACTTTAAGACAATTAAATCAGACCGTATCTATAACGGGGGAAAAAGTATGTTAAAGAAATATGGTATATTATTAGCTATTTGTGCAGCATTGTTCATGGTTGGTTGTGGTAGCGACAAATCTGCTACAGACACAAAAGCTCCTGATACACAGCAGGAAGTACAACAAGATACAGCTCCTGACACAATGCAGAAAGATCAGATGGACAACAAAGATGCTGGTGTAGAAAAAGCTATGCCTGAGGAAAATGTTGATAAAGGCATGTCACAGGACAAGATGATGCAGGACGGTGCTGACAATAAAGATATGGGCACTGATACCATGAAGAAAGATGATAGTTCCATGAAAGATGACATGGATAAAACTATGCCTGAAAAAAATAGCTCTGAAGAACAGAATACCTCTGAGCAGAACAATTCAGTAACAGGTATGCTGAACACATAGTTTGTGAAGGAACAGGAAACGGGGGCTCTGTTTCCTGTTCTTCATGACGAACAGTTCCTCTATTTAGAGCATGTGAGGTTTGTTCATGAAACAGCGAGTGTTTGGTCTTCTGTTGCTCTTGTTTGTCCTGTCAGGGTGTAATCTTTTTCATTCCAAGATTACGCCCAGTCAACTAGTGGGGCAGACAGTAATTGTGACACTGGAGTCGGGGGCATTTCCTGATTCTACTATTACGATGCAGTTTCTTTCTTCCAAAGATATTGTGTGGAGGCTTACAGGAAATTTGGGTAATTCGACTGGTGCAGCGGATTATCTGATTTCCAAGGTAAATCCCAAAACCATTTTAGTGACATGGCGAAGCGATCGAGCACACGTCAGTTATGTTGTCACAATGGATTTTGATTCAGAACGATGTTTTTTGGTGCGGGTTGATAAAGGACAGAATTTATTATCCGAGGGCGTTGTTGCATTCGAGTAGTTCAGGGTTCTTAATGGATAAGTACATAGTGGGTGTAGTTATGCGTAAAATTCCCATTCTACTGTTTTTTCTATTTTTTTGTGCAAATTACCGCATGCGGTATGGCGCAACAGGTGGATATCCAACCGGATGATCTGATAGGAAAGACTCTGACAGAAACATGGCGGAGAGGAAGCTTTGTAGGAGCTTCCTACAAAACAAGTATTCTGACGCCAACTTTAATGCGATGGTATGCACTAACCGGAAATTTGAAAGGCAAAAGTGAAGAAGTAAAGTACGCGTGCACAAAAGTTGGACGTGAAATTTTACAGGTGTCATGGCGTGAAGAAACAACGGGTTCTCAGGCAATTGTAACCTACAATTTTAAGACAATGAAAATGTTTGGTGTGATTGTGGAGAGCAAGCGAGATTTTCTGTTGCAGGGCACTTTTACGATAGAGCAAAGTAAAGACGAAA
Above is a genomic segment from Halodesulfovibrio sp. MK-HDV containing:
- a CDS encoding 4Fe-4S dicluster domain-containing protein; translation: MGHIIAKDIYKELGEKLDGSLVRMPWNDAMKEMVTYLYTPAEAELIVAMPYRPATLERIAGTTGLNETKLRFMLDGLCKKGLVCDIWNGNQYEYMVSPFVVGFFEFTMMRTGPNLPQKKWAELFQGYMFGKKEFLDANFADGQKISVMRALPHEETIIADSHVEVLDYERAAALIDAQSSFAVGLCSCRHEKHHLGEQKCTVPLDTCTTIGEGAEFLIRNNLARRSSKDEMYDILDRSKDMGFTLTADNVKQDVGFICHCCGCCCNLMNGIKKTGYTNILVSSSFVVTCSDEDCIGCGLCAKACPVDAITMQKRTGAVIGENRPKKLAIIDEDRCLGCGVCALKCKPKALVLEKSTKRVIHPEDTFERAILQSLERDTLQNLLFDNPNSKAENFMRAVLGGFLKLPPVKKGLMSDKLRSRFLDALRFMS
- a CDS encoding YciI family protein, which codes for MFIVSLTYTCEMVQVDAHLAAHVAYLKEQYALGNFVASGRKVPRTGGIILARCESREALDAVLELDPFHKEKLATYEIQEFIPTMVGEGLEAMREDA
- a CDS encoding MoaF N-terminal domain-containing protein; translated protein: MKQRVFGLLLLLFVLSGCNLFHSKITPSQLVGQTVIVTLESGAFPDSTITMQFLSSKDIVWRLTGNLGNSTGAADYLISKVNPKTILVTWRSDRAHVSYVVTMDFDSERCFLVRVDKGQNLLSEGVVAFE
- a CDS encoding MoaF C-terminal domain-containing protein, with translation MAQQVDIQPDDLIGKTLTETWRRGSFVGASYKTSILTPTLMRWYALTGNLKGKSEEVKYACTKVGREILQVSWREETTGSQAIVTYNFKTMKMFGVIVESKRDFLLQGTFTIEQSKDEMKDRKDLPELFKEEATNEQ